A single window of Zea mays cultivar B73 chromosome 10, Zm-B73-REFERENCE-NAM-5.0, whole genome shotgun sequence DNA harbors:
- the LOC109943077 gene encoding probable serine/threonine-protein kinase WNK2 — MGSAEGDGSALPEFAEVTSPTGRYGKPPQPDRPRRPTAMPPTPPETETETEPEFAEVNPTGRYGRYWHRYKAFDQLEGLEVAWNQIKVGDLLRNNDDLERLRSEVRLLKTLKHKNIIKFYNSWLDKRSNNINFITEVFTSGTLRQYRIKHKKVDIRALKKWSRQILSGLVYLHSHDPPVIHRDLKCDNIFTNGNQGEVKIGDLGLANILDNARSAHSIIVQKTKGSLPLDGDAM; from the exons ATGGGCTCCGCCGAGGGGGATGGAAGCGCATTGCCGGAATTCGCCGAGGTAACGTCCCCAACCGGCCGCTACGGCAAACCTCCCCAGCCTGACCGCCCGCGCCGCCCGACCGCGATGCCACCCACGCCGCCggagacggagacggagacggagCCGGAATTCGCCGAGGTCAACCCCACCGGCCGCTACGGGCGG TATTGGCATAGATACAAAGCTTTCGATCAACTTGAAGGACTAGAAGTTGCTTGGAACCAGATCAAAGTTGGAGATTTACTTCGGAACAATGATGATTTGGAGAGGCTGAGATCAGAAGTGCGGTTGCTTAAAACCCTCAAGCATAAAAACATAATAAAGTTCTACAATTCATGGCTTGACAAAAGAAGCAACAATATAAATTTCATCACGGAGGTTTTCACATCAGGGACGTTGCGCCA GTACCGGATTAAGCACAAGAAGGTAGACATTAGAGCTTTAAAGAAATGGTCAAGGCAAATCTTGAGTGGTCTTGTCTACCTGCACAGCCATGATCCACCAGTGATCCATAGAGACTTAAAATGTGACAATATATTCACGAATGGAAACCAGGGTGAAGTAAAGATTGGAGACCTTGGTTTAGCGAATATCCTGGATAATGCACGTTCAGCTCATAGTATCATTG TGCAGAAAACAAAAGGATCTTTACCTTTGGATGGTGATGCTATGTAG